A region of Diospyros lotus cultivar Yz01 chromosome 3, ASM1463336v1, whole genome shotgun sequence DNA encodes the following proteins:
- the LOC127796445 gene encoding amino acid transporter AVT1C-like, whose product MNNSASEHNFIYSESEDEDAVKEISKAEDDGNGSDSSKHSNDNRQQSKPSSVTPAWPQSYRQSIDLYGSVLSPNISILGTSSLSRLGSSFLLSSLTRRQTPEILPSVAKPLLQTVEDGEKPKGRRSSPSLLSPIPSRKPSSRKSAKASHGFPATRQCSYGQAVVNGLNVLCGVGILSTPYAVKEGGWVGLSILMIFAVLSYYTGILLRQCLDSQPGLETYPDIGQAAFGTVGRFAISIILYVELYACCVEYIILETDNLSSLFPNAHLSLGGYELNSHHLFALLSTLVILPTVWLQDLSVLSYISVGGVVASILAVICLFWVGLVDKVGIHSKGSTLNLTTLPVAIGLYGFCYSGHAVFPNIYTSMAKPSQYPAVLLASFCICTSMYVGVAVLGYTMFGESTASQFTLNMPQDLVASKIALWTTVVNPFTKYALTMMPVAMSVEELIPSNHKKSRMYAILIRTALVISTLVVGLSIPFFGLVMALIGSLLTMLVALILPCACFLSISRGSVTRFQGCLCILIITVAVISSAFGTYSALSQIVQNLN is encoded by the exons ATGAACAATTCAGCTTCagaacataattttatttacagCGAGAGCGAAGATGAAGATGCTGTGAAGGAAATTAGCAAAGCCGAAGATGACGGGAATGGTTCTGATTCTTCAAAGCATTCAAATGATAACAGGCAGCAGAGCAAACCTAGTTCTGTTACCCCTGCATGGCCTCAAAGTTACAG GCAATCGATTGACCTGTATGGTAGCGTGCTATCTCCAAATATATCAATCCTTGGAACTTCTTCATTGTCAAGACTTGGAAGTTCGTTTCTTCTCTCATCACTGACAAGGAGGCAAACTCCTGAGATATTACCTTCTGTGGCCAAACCTTTGTTGCAAACAGTAGAAGATGGGGAAAAACCAAAAGGACGGCGCAGTTCCCCTTCTCTGCTTTCTCCTATTCCATCAAGAAAGCCTTCCTCGAGGAAGTCCGCCAAGGCCTCACATGGATTTCCAGCTACTCGCCAGTGTTCATATGGCCAAGCAGTGGTAAACG GCTTGAATGTTCTATGTGGAGTGGGAATCCTTTCTACTCCTTACGCAGTCAAAGAAGGTGGATGGGTTGGCCTCTCAATATTGATGATTTTTGCTGTGCTTTCATACTACACTGGGATCCTTTTGCGCCAATGCTTGGATAGCCAACCAGGGCTTGAGACTTACCCAGACATTGGGCAGGCTGCTTTTGGCACTGTTGGACGTTTTGCCATCTCA ATAATTTTGTACGTGGAACTATAT GCTTGTTGCGTTGAATATATTATTCTGGAGACTGATAACTTGTCATCATTATTCCCAAATGCACACTTAAGTTTGGGAGGGTACGAATTGAATTCGCACCATTTGTTTGCGTTACTTAGCACACTTGTTATTCTTCCTACAGTTTGGCTCCAAGACCTCAGTGTCCTTAGCTACATCTCTG TTGGGGGAGTTGTTGCCTCAATATTAGCAGTCATATGCTTGTTCTGGGTTGGCTTAGTGGATAAAGTTGGGATTCATAGCAAGGGGTCAACACTGAATCTCACAACACTTCCTGTTGCTATTGGTCTCTATGGCTTCTGCTATTCAGGACATGCTGTCTTTCCTAATATCTATACATCAATGGCGAAACCAAGCCAGTACCCTGCAGTCCTCTTGGCTAG TTTTTGCATATGTACTTCGATGTATGTTGGGGTTGCCGTGCTGGGATACACGATGTTTGGAGAATCAACAGCATCTCAGTTCACTCTTAACATGCCTCAAGATCTGGTTGCATCTAAAATTGCTCTCTGGACAACA GTCGTTAATCCATTTACCAA GTATGCATTAACCATGATGCCCGTAGCAATGAGCGTGGAGGAATTGATACCatcaaaccataaaaaatctcgCATGTATGCAATCCTCATCAGAACTGCATTGGTAATATCTACCTTGGTTGTTGGCCTCAGCATCCCCTTCTTCG GTCTGGTTATGGCGTTGATTGGATCTTTACTTACCATGCTAGTA GCATTGATACTTCCATGTGCCTGCTTTCTAAGTATCTCGAGAGGGAGTGTAACTCGCTTTCAG GGATGCCTCTGTATACTGATCATCACCGTAGCTGTCATATCGTCAGCCTTTGGAACCTATTCAGCCCTGTCTCAGATTGTGCAGAATTTGAATTAA